One part of the Rhipicephalus microplus isolate Deutch F79 unplaced genomic scaffold, USDA_Rmic scaffold_24, whole genome shotgun sequence genome encodes these proteins:
- the LOC142786464 gene encoding uncharacterized protein LOC142786464 encodes MAEADLDWAPSLILGYGNPRDSGSSASRHTRHLKRLQKKHKPFQPLQACSDDDSMPPTPLDCEDNSEEPGGMTDFGQTTELIMLQMKLLEEENNRLISELVDTKGNLRTHILSEECLKEKPDMPQFYTGMPNFHLLWALFLVLEQGISHTSLNCLTKFQEMLVFLICLRLNVPLQDLAYRFHVSSATISRVFNKWLDAFFVCLERTVVWPERDVLRKTMPMVFRKAFGTDAVVILDCFEVFIERPSSMISRSQTSSTYKNNNTVKFLVGIAPQGNVTFMSRGWCGRTSGKAITEGSKVLDNLLPGDMVLADRGFTISDSVGIRSPRLVTPAFTKGKPQLSAFQVERTRRVANVRIHVERVIGLLRNKFRILKHTLSVEMLTADENGPTVLDRITFECAALVNLCDSLVPFG; translated from the exons ATGGCTGAAGCCGATCTGGACTGGGCGCCATCTCTTATTCTTGGATATGGAAATCCAAGAGACAGTGGCAGTTCAGCGTCCCG ACACACAAGGCATTTGAAAAGGCTGCAAAAGAAGCACAAGCCGTTCCAGCCGCTGCAAGCCTGCTCAGATGATGACAGCATGCCTCCCACGCCACTTGATTGTGAAGACAACAGTGAAGAGCCAGGAGGAAT GACTGACTTTGGGCAAACCACAGAGTTGATAATGCTGCAAATGAAGCTGCTTGAAGAGGAAAATAACCGCCTTATCTCGGAATTGGTTGACACCAAAGGCAATCTTCGCACTCATATCCTGTCTGAAGAATGCCTCAAAGAGAAGCCAGACATGCCGCAATTTTACACTGGGATGCCAAACTTTCATCTATTATGGGCACTCTTCCTGGTTTTAGAACAAGGCATATCACATACAAGCCTGAACTGCTTGACGAAGTTCCAGGAGATGCTTGTCTTCCTCATTTGTCTCCGTCTCAATGTTCCATTGCAAGATTTGGCTTACAG GTTCCATGTTTCCAGCGCCACAATATCGAGAGTGTTCAACAAGTGGCTAGACGCGTTTTTTGTCTGTCTTGAAAGAACAGTAGTGTGGCCAGAACGTGACGTCTTGCGTAAAACAATGCCAATGGTATTTCGGAAAGCATTTGGCACAGATGCAGTTGTCATACTCGACTGCTTTGAAGTGTTTATTGAACGGCCTTCATCAATGATCTCTCGTTCACAGACGTCGTCAACCTATAAAAACAACAACACAGTGAAATTTCTCGTTGGCATTGCTCCTCAAGGAAACGTAACATTCATGTCACGTGGCTGGTGTGGCCGCACTAGTGGCAAGGCAATAACGGAAGGAAGTAAAGTGCTCGACAATCTTTTGCCTGGCGACATGGTTCTAGCGGACAGGGGCTTCACAATATCAGACTCGGTGGGAATACGTTCCCCTAGGTTAGTAACGCCTGCGTTCACAAAAGGCAAACCACAGCTTTCGGCTTTCCAAGTAGAAAGAACACGCAGGGTGGCCAACGTGCGCATACATGTCGAAAGGGTTATTGGTCTGCTGCGGAACAAGTTTCGCATACTGAAGCACACACTATCAGTTGAGATGCTCACTGCAGATGAGAACGGACCAACAGTGCTTGACAGAATAACGTTTGAGTGCGCAGCGCTAGTCAACCTCTGCGATTCTCTGGTTCCTTTTGGTTAA